DNA sequence from the Chryseobacterium indicum genome:
AATAATGATCTGAAATTTTTACAGAAACAGGTTCTGTATAATACATCTTTGCAGGAGTTGCAACGATGGCGAACATATATTTATTGGCAACTCTCGCCTTCAATGCTTCTTCTGTAGCGAAAATTAATGGTCTGATGTACAAAGACATCCCTTCTCCGGAAGGAATCCATTCTCTGTCGATATCTACCAATGCTTTAAGTCCGTCCAAAAACATTTCTTCCGTTATTTCCGGCATGGCAAGACGTTTTGCCGATTTATTGATACGTTCAAAATTCTTTTCGGGCCTGAAAAGGAAAACCTGTCCGTCTTTGTCTTTATAGGCTTTCATACCTTCAAAACAAGCCTGTCCGTAATTTACACCCATCATAGCCGGTGTAAACGCTAAAGGACCATAAGGAACCAATTTTACATCACCCCATTTTCCGTTTTCGTACTCACAGATGATCATATGATCAATAAAAGTATTTCCGAATGAAAAATTGTTTGGGTCGAATGTAGAAATTCGGGAGTTTTCAGTTTTTTGAATTATCATTTCTAAAATTTTTTATGAGGTTCTACAAATTTAACATAATTTTCTAAATATAAAAATTTTAGAGTAAATTTGTAAAAAAATAGCTTGAAAAGAGAAATTAAGACCACAAACGACGGCAGCAAAACACTGTTTATCAATGATTTAAACGAAAACTATCATTCACACCATGGTGCATTACAGGAAGCCGAACACGTGTTTATCAAAAATGGATTAAATTTGATAAATGATTACGAAATTAATATTCTAGAACTCGGTTTTGGAACAGGTTTGAATGTTTTGGTAACAATTAATGAATATTTAAAAACTGACAAAAATCATATCATCAACTACTTTACCCTTGAAAAATACCCCGTAAATGAATCGGAAATTAACGATTTAGCCTATTTTGAGCTCTTCGATAACCCCGAATTCAAAAATATTTATCAAAAAATTCATCTGGCAGAATGGGAAAAGTCAGAAGAAATCATTAGCGGTTTCAACTTAAAAAAGATAGAATGTGATTTTTTTGATCTGAAGAACATCGATTTACCCGCTATAAATCTGGTATATTACGACTGTTTCGGAGCAAGAGTACAGCCCGATCTCTGGGAAAAGCCCCTTTTTGAAATGGTTGCGGATAAAATGGCTGTTAACGGATTATTAACCACCTACTCTTCGAAAGGAAGCGTAAGAAGAATTCTTCAGGAACTAAATTTTAATGTGGAGAAAAAACAGGGACCTCCGGGAAAAAGAGAGATGATTAATGCGGTGAAGTTGTAAGGAAGGGAGATAGAAGATGGAAGCTTGAGGCTGAAAGATGGAGGTTTTACTACTTTTTGTTTTATGATCTGTAAAATTTTGAAGTTATACCTTATTATATATTGAAGTTTTTTTTAATTTCATTCTAAAAGTTTGTCATTCCGGAGAAATCTAAACATCTCATTCGACAAAAGACTGGAAAAATTTGCTTCCTGATGCTTTTGAATATAAAATTGTTTAAACTAATTTCAGAATTAACCGCAAAAGGAACAAAAGCGAATGTTAAAGCGAATTTCCAGAATAATCAAAGCGCTCAAAAGAATAAAAATCGACGATTTTTAAAAACTATTGTGAGCTTTTTCATTGATAATGATCAACTTTAAATAAAGAATTTAGTAGATCTTTTGCAGCTTTTGCGGTTAAATAAAAGTTTAAACAGACTTTATATAAATCTAAGGTTAAAAAATTAAAATCAATCGTAAACCTGTTTTCGGGCGTCCGACAAATTTTCCCTAAATTAGCTTTAACAAATTATTATATATGATAGATAAGATCAACATTAGAGTTTACGCTTGTGCAGTAAAAGATAAAAAAGTCCTTACTTTATTTGAAGAATACGCAGGTGAACCTTTAATGAAATTTCCGGGTGGCGGACTGGAGTTTGGAGAAGGATTAATAGATTGTCTGCATCGTGAATTCGATGAAGAGCTGAATGTAAAAATAGAAGTTGTAGAACATTTTTATACGCAGGAAGATTTTCTGGTTTCGCGTTTCAGAGAAAATGAGCAATTGCTTACCATATATTATATTGTAAACATTATTGACGAAGGCGATTTCCTGATTCTCGATCCCTGCATTGAAAAAACAGAATGGATTGAGATCGACAGACCGGACAATCCGTTTCCGTTGCCCATCGACAAGATCGTTTTTGATAAATTAAAAGAAAAATTCCTGTAAAAGCTTTTACAGGAATTTTTTATGATCGATATTATTTGTAGACTTTAAAGCTGCTTGCTCCGGAATAAGGCTGAAGGTAGCCAGAGTTCCAGTTCGACTGAAGCAGGGATTCCAGATATTCGTCTGTTCTGTTTTTGTGCGGATCGTAGGGATCTTTAAGATCAATATCTGCCATTTTTCCTTTTACATTCCACCAGAACGCACTCCATCCTCCTCTTAATTCTTTAATGATTTCGTAGACATTTTTTCCGGTTGCTCTGTTCATCAGTTTGGCAAAAACCTGCCCTTCTGTTGTCGTAAGATCACGAAGCTGTTTTTCGTACTGGTCGGCTAGAATATTCTGCCGGTCTCTGATGTATTTTCGTTTTGCTTTACTGTCCATATTCGTCATTTCTCCCTGAATATCTCTGTATTGCTGTAAAGCGGTTAAAAATAAAGGATATACTCTGTAAAGCTTTTTATTTAAGAAATAATAATAGTTTCGATCCAGCTGATTATTGAATTTCGGTTTATTCAGCAAAACCAGCTCATCCATTACCACCACAGTTTCCCCGTTGATTTCATAGATCCTTGCTTTCTGCCTTTCGTCATAGAAATATTTGTTGCCGAATTCATCTGTTTTCAAAAGTTCTGCAGGGTACTGACTTAAAGGTTTCGCAATGACGGAATCCCTCTGAGCCGAAATACTGACTCCAAAAAAGAAGAGAAAAAGACAAATAATCTTACTAAAATTCATTATTTTTACGCGTATTAGAACAAAAATTGAACGCAAAAATCATTCCTTTTTATGAAATTTGAAAAGAAATCTTTAAAATTTTTAGAGAAATATTTAAACACTTCATCTCCGACTGGTTACGAACATGAGGGACAAAAAGTATGGATGGACTACATTAAGCCTTATGTAGACAAAATTGAAGTGGATCATTACGGAACCTGCTACGGAATCATTAATCCTGAAGCGGAATTTAAAGTAGTGATTGAAGCCCATGCAGATGAAATTTCTTGGTATGTAAATTATATTACAGACGACGGATTGATCTACGTGATCCGAAACGGAGGTTCTGATCAGACAATCGCTCCGTCCAAAGTGGTTCATATCCACGGTGAAAACGGAATTGTAAAAGGCGTTTTCGGATGGCCTGCAATCCACACCAGAGCCAACCAGAATGAGCCTACTCCAAAAATTGAAAACATCTTCATCGATTGCGGGGCAACTTCCAAAAAAGAAGTGGAAGAAATGGGAATTTATGTAGGATGCATGATTACGTATCCCGATGAATTCTTCGAAATGAATGACCGCTATTTTGTCTGCAGAGCTTTAGACAACAGAATCGGAGGTTTTATGATCGCTGAAGTGGCAAGACTTTTAAAGGAAAATAAAAAAACAATTCCGTTCGGATTGTACATTACCAATTCCGTGCAGGAAGAAGTAGGTTTGTATGGAGCAGATATGATTGCAGATACCATTAAACCTAATATTGCGATCGTGACAGACGTTACGCACGATACCACCACTCCGATGATCGAAAAGAAAAAAGAAGGCGACCAGAAATGCGGAGACGGACCGGTGGTTTTCTTCGCACCAAGCATTCATCACACCATCAGAGAACTGATTATCGACACCGCAAAAACGAAGAAAATTCCTTTCCAGAGAGCAGCAGCGAGCCGCGCTACGGGAACAGACACCGATGCTTTCGCGCATTCTAACGGCGGCGTTCCGAGTGCATTAATTTCTTTACCTTTGCGTTATATGCATACCACAGTGGAAATGGTTTCCAAAGAAGACGTAGGAAATGTGATCCAACTCATCTACGAAACACTTCTGAGAATTCAGCCGGAAATGAAACTGAAGTATCATTAACAGAAGTAAAAAGAGACAAGTTAAAAGTAAAAAGTAAAAATGAAAACGAAGCTTATTGCTCCATCCCTTTTATCCGCAGACTTCGGGAATCTGCAAAGAGACATCGAAATGCTGAATAATTCTCAGGCAGACTGGTTTCACGTAGACGTAATGGACGGAAGATTTGTTCCGAATATTTCGTTCGGATTTCCGGTAATGAAAACCGTTCAGCAGCACGCAAAAAAATTTGTAGATGTGCATCTGATGATCGTAGAACCTGAAAAATATGTGGAAGAATTCATTAATCACGGAGCGGATCTTGTATCGGTGCATTACGAAGCGTGTACTCACCTTCATAGAACGATTCATCATATTCAGAGTCTGGGTGCAAAAGCCGGTGTCGTGCTAAATCCTTCCACTCCGGTTCTTATGCTGGAAGATATTATTGCAGACGTAGATCTTGTTTTGCTGATGAGTGTAAATCCGGGATTCGGAGGACAGAAATTCATCGAAAACACTTATAAGAAGATTGCTGAAACAAAAGACCTGATCTTAAGCAACAATTCGACAGCATTAATTGAAATTGACGGTGGTGTAAATATCGACAACGCCTCTAAACTTTTCGAAGCCGGAGCCGATGTTCTGGTTGCAGGAAATGCAGTTTTCTCAGCAGAAAATCCTGAAAGAACCATCGAATTACTGAAAATTTAATTTCATTTCAATACAAACAAAAAGGCAACTCCGTCGAGTTGCCTTTCTTCTTAATGAAAATCTGAGCCTTTAATGGTTATTAGTTTTTGAAGAGTTTAATGCTTAAATTTTCCTTCTCTAATGCTGATGTAAAGATGGCAATAAATGAGGACAAAAACATCCGTAAAAACACGGAATTTTAATCTCGGTATTTTTACTTAACCCCGAAGAACAGGAAGGTTTAAATCATTCAATAATAAATACAGGAGCTCTATAAAGTTCTTTTTAAGTATTTTTAGATCACAAAAAGAAAAAACGTGAAAGGGAAATTAATCGGCATATTGTCTTTAGGTCTGGTTTTATCTTCAGGAAAATATCCTGCACAAAATCAGCCACAGGAAAATCAAAAAATGGAATGGTTTCAGGATGCCAAACTCGGAATATTTATTCACTGGGGAATTTATTCTGTGAACGGAATTCCGGAATCATGGGCTTTTTTCAATAATTACATCAGCCATGAAAATTATATGAAACAGCTCAATGGTTTTTCGGCTGTAAAATATAATCCTGATGAATGGGTAAAACTGATTAAAAATTCCGGAGCAAAATATGCCGTGATTACTACAAAACATCATGATGGTGTTGCACTTTGGGATTCAAAAGCTGAAAAATCGACTACCATTCCTAAAAATTCCTTAGCCAAAAAAGATGTGCTTTCTCCGTTTATCTCTGTGTTAAAAAATTCCGGACTGAAAACCGGACTTTACTATTCCCTTCCCGACTGGAGCCATCCTTATTACGACATCAATACCCGGACAAAAAAACGTTACGAAATTAAAAATGATCCGAAACGCTGGGAAAATTTTGTTACCTATTATCAGAATCAATTAAATGAACTTTCACTACAATTTAAACCCGATCTTCTGTGGTTTGATGGCGATTGGGAACATTCTTCCGAAGAATGGCGCGCTCCGAAAACTCTGGAAAATCTGAAAAAATTCAATCCGGACATTATCATTAATTCCAGACTGAAAAATCATGGAGACTACGAAACTCCGGAACAGGGAATTCCTGTGGTAAAACCTCAAAGCAAGTACTGGGAACTTTGCTACACCATGAATGATTCATGGGGATTTCAGCCTTTCGACAATCATTACAAAACTCCGAATATGATTGTAAGAACTTTGGCGGATGTGATTAATATGGGCGGAAATCTACTGTTGGATATCGGTCCGAAAGAAGACGGAACCATTCCGGAACAGCAGGTTGAAATTTTAAAGAACTTGGCAAGATGGACAGCAAAAAATTCCGAAGCCATTTATGGAACAACACGAGGTTTGCAATTCGACAATTATAAAGGAAAATCTGCATTTTCAAAAGACCGGAAAAAATTATTCCTTTATCTTGAAGAAGCCAAAGACTTTGTAAAAATATACGGTTTAATGACCAATACTATTTCTGCCAGAATTCTTGGGGATGATAAAGCGAAAATTGATATCAATAGTAACGGTAATGGAGATTTTACTTTTAATTTTTCCCATGTAAAATTTGATCAGGACGTAACCATTGTTGAAATATCGATTGACGAACCTATGATCAGAGTACAAAATGATAAGCCCAATTTATCTCTTCCTGAATCTTTAGAAAATAAAAATACGAAACTGGCAATCTATGAAATTGCAGAACAGCTTCATTCGGGAAACAACTTCTTCAGAAATTTAGGTTTAACACAAGACGGAATGGAAATGAAACTTCCCAAAACCGATAAAACCAATCCCGAAATTCTAAACTGGATCAGCAAACACGCAGAAGCACTTTATGAAACCGGAAAAGGTCTTCCAGAAGGTCATTTTTCAGGAAACTCCGTACTTTCCAAAGACAGACAGACCCTTTATCTTTTTGTGGAAGGAATTCCGACCGGACCGATTGCTCTGAAAGGTATTAAAAACAAAATTGCCCGAATCCGTATTGTGGGTGAAGGAACTTTATTAAGCCATGAAATGTACAATAAGCTTTACTGGAGTGAGGTTCCGGGAATTATTTATATTGATGTACCCAAAGAAAAACTGGATAAAAACCTTACTGTTATTGCGGTTCTTCTTGATAAACCGCTCGAATTATACCGTGAAAAAGTTGGCGCAATTGAAAGTAATCTGTAAAAAAACAAAATCCGAAGAAAGTTTCTCCGGATTTTTTATTTTGAAATGATTTTTCTTAGAAAATTTCTCTTCCTGAAAAATGGAATTTTGCTTCG
Encoded proteins:
- the mnmD gene encoding tRNA (5-methylaminomethyl-2-thiouridine)(34)-methyltransferase MnmD: MKREIKTTNDGSKTLFINDLNENYHSHHGALQEAEHVFIKNGLNLINDYEINILELGFGTGLNVLVTINEYLKTDKNHIINYFTLEKYPVNESEINDLAYFELFDNPEFKNIYQKIHLAEWEKSEEIISGFNLKKIECDFFDLKNIDLPAINLVYYDCFGARVQPDLWEKPLFEMVADKMAVNGLLTTYSSKGSVRRILQELNFNVEKKQGPPGKREMINAVKL
- a CDS encoding NUDIX domain-containing protein, coding for MIDKINIRVYACAVKDKKVLTLFEEYAGEPLMKFPGGGLEFGEGLIDCLHREFDEELNVKIEVVEHFYTQEDFLVSRFRENEQLLTIYYIVNIIDEGDFLILDPCIEKTEWIEIDRPDNPFPLPIDKIVFDKLKEKFL
- a CDS encoding DUF4294 domain-containing protein, coding for MNFSKIICLFLFFFGVSISAQRDSVIAKPLSQYPAELLKTDEFGNKYFYDERQKARIYEINGETVVVMDELVLLNKPKFNNQLDRNYYYFLNKKLYRVYPLFLTALQQYRDIQGEMTNMDSKAKRKYIRDRQNILADQYEKQLRDLTTTEGQVFAKLMNRATGKNVYEIIKELRGGWSAFWWNVKGKMADIDLKDPYDPHKNRTDEYLESLLQSNWNSGYLQPYSGASSFKVYK
- the chrP gene encoding chryseobasin maturation metalloprotease ChrP gives rise to the protein MKFEKKSLKFLEKYLNTSSPTGYEHEGQKVWMDYIKPYVDKIEVDHYGTCYGIINPEAEFKVVIEAHADEISWYVNYITDDGLIYVIRNGGSDQTIAPSKVVHIHGENGIVKGVFGWPAIHTRANQNEPTPKIENIFIDCGATSKKEVEEMGIYVGCMITYPDEFFEMNDRYFVCRALDNRIGGFMIAEVARLLKENKKTIPFGLYITNSVQEEVGLYGADMIADTIKPNIAIVTDVTHDTTTPMIEKKKEGDQKCGDGPVVFFAPSIHHTIRELIIDTAKTKKIPFQRAAASRATGTDTDAFAHSNGGVPSALISLPLRYMHTTVEMVSKEDVGNVIQLIYETLLRIQPEMKLKYH
- the rpe gene encoding ribulose-phosphate 3-epimerase; this translates as MKTKLIAPSLLSADFGNLQRDIEMLNNSQADWFHVDVMDGRFVPNISFGFPVMKTVQQHAKKFVDVHLMIVEPEKYVEEFINHGADLVSVHYEACTHLHRTIHHIQSLGAKAGVVLNPSTPVLMLEDIIADVDLVLLMSVNPGFGGQKFIENTYKKIAETKDLILSNNSTALIEIDGGVNIDNASKLFEAGADVLVAGNAVFSAENPERTIELLKI
- a CDS encoding alpha-L-fucosidase gives rise to the protein MKGKLIGILSLGLVLSSGKYPAQNQPQENQKMEWFQDAKLGIFIHWGIYSVNGIPESWAFFNNYISHENYMKQLNGFSAVKYNPDEWVKLIKNSGAKYAVITTKHHDGVALWDSKAEKSTTIPKNSLAKKDVLSPFISVLKNSGLKTGLYYSLPDWSHPYYDINTRTKKRYEIKNDPKRWENFVTYYQNQLNELSLQFKPDLLWFDGDWEHSSEEWRAPKTLENLKKFNPDIIINSRLKNHGDYETPEQGIPVVKPQSKYWELCYTMNDSWGFQPFDNHYKTPNMIVRTLADVINMGGNLLLDIGPKEDGTIPEQQVEILKNLARWTAKNSEAIYGTTRGLQFDNYKGKSAFSKDRKKLFLYLEEAKDFVKIYGLMTNTISARILGDDKAKIDINSNGNGDFTFNFSHVKFDQDVTIVEISIDEPMIRVQNDKPNLSLPESLENKNTKLAIYEIAEQLHSGNNFFRNLGLTQDGMEMKLPKTDKTNPEILNWISKHAEALYETGKGLPEGHFSGNSVLSKDRQTLYLFVEGIPTGPIALKGIKNKIARIRIVGEGTLLSHEMYNKLYWSEVPGIIYIDVPKEKLDKNLTVIAVLLDKPLELYREKVGAIESNL